A DNA window from Aspergillus nidulans FGSC A4 chromosome I contains the following coding sequences:
- a CDS encoding Rtr1/RPAP2 family protein phosphatase (transcript_id=CADANIAT00007038) yields the protein MSSDNSGLKTSLPSIHASSARQSNTSPPKSRPSSSRRSPLKPKQKPSKPETDPRHLAIALHHAHRIQAQKNAQDLILDRILELLTIPSSPSADPAAPSAEDTHKFKSSLIIFQPTDYDNLIQERNIEGLCGYGLCPKEHRKEKSRGAFRITWGARGSGPGGRGRDMNIVPKEKYEMWCSDECAERAMYIRVQLAEEPVWERRADDLRGKELLLLEEGRSAKGKNAMWDSGSVKEVLGRLDNLHMDTTPEPNAVAEDISKLSVRDDTRSLELAMERGDLNPALQNGRVDIHIQEKANVTQATAPEMRPGDERGGSIEGYMPHES from the coding sequence ATGTCTTCTGATAATTCCGGTCTAAAAACTTCTCTACCCTCGATTCATGCGTCATCCGCTCGACAGTCAAACACAAGCCCACCCAAGTCAAGACCCAGCAGTTCTCGACGTTCGCCGCTGAAACCTAAGCAGAAGCCCTCAAAACCAGAGACAGATCCTCGCCATCTGGCAATAGCTCTACATCATGCCCACCGCATTCAAGCTCAAAAAAATGCACAAGACCTCATTCTCGATCGCATCCTCGAACTTCTTACCATTCCGTCATCTCCATCGGCCGATCCAGCCGCGCCCTCCGCTGAGGACACGCATAAATTCAAATCTTCTCTGATTATCTTTCAGCCTACGGATTATGATAATCTGATACAGGAGAGGAACATCGAAGGCCTCTGCGGTTATGGGCTCTGTCCGAAGGAGCACCGCAAAGAGAAGTCAAGGGGCGCGTTTCGGATAACCTGGGGCGCTAGGGGGAGCGGACCTGGAGGTCGCGGGCGAGATATGAACATTGTTCCAAAGGAAAAGTATGAGATGTGGTGTTCAGATGAATGTGCCGAGAGAGCGATGTATATTCGCGTTCAGCTTGCAGAAGAACCTGTATGGGAGAGACGGGCAGACGACCTGCGAGGAAAAGAGCTCCTTTTACTTGAAGAGGGCAGATCAGCGAAAGGGAAGAACGCGATGTGGGATTCAGGGAGCGTCAAAGAGGTCCTTGGTCGATTGGACAACCTTCACATGGACACAACGCCGGAACCCAATGCAGTAGCAGAAGACATCTCGAAGCTATCAGTCAGGGACGATACTCGGTCGCTCGAGCTCGCTATGGAACGAGGCGACCTGAATCCTGCCCTCCAAAACGGCAGGGTGGATATCCACATTCAGGAGAAGGCGAACGTAACACAGGCCACTGCGCCGGAAATGCGGCCTGGAGACGAAAGGGGAGGCTCCATTGAAGGTTATATGCCGCATGAATCTTGA
- a CDS encoding 40S ribosomal eS17 domain-containing protein (transcript_id=CADANIAT00007039) — MGRVRTKTVKRSAKVVIERYYPKLTLDFETNKRVCDEIAIIPSKRLRNKIAGYTTHLMKRIQRGPVRGISFKLQEEERERKDQYVPEISALDVSQTESGQLDVDSDTKDLLKSLGFDNLKVNVVAVTQQQPERPRRFRS; from the exons ATGGGTCGCGTCAGGACTAAG ACCGTCAAGCGCTCCGCCAAGGTCGTCATTGAGCGTTACTACCCCAAGCTCACGCTCGACTTCGAGACCAACAAGCGTGTCTGCGATGAGATCGCTATCATCCCCTCCAAGCGTCTTCGCAACAAG ATCGCTGGTTACACCACCCACCTCATGAAGCGTATCCAGCGTGGCCCTGTCCGCGGTATCTCCTTCAAGCTacaggaggaggagcgtgAGCGTAAGGACCAGTACGTTCCTGAGATCTCTGCGCTCGACGTCTCCCAGACCGAGTCCGGTCAGCTCGATGTCGACTCCGACACCAAGGATCTCCTCAAGAGCCTCGGC TTCGACAACCTCAAGGTCAACGTTGTTGCTGTtacccagcagcagcccgaGCGCCCTCGCCGCTTCCGCTCTTAG
- a CDS encoding mitochondrial 37S ribosomal protein bS1m (transcript_id=CADANIAT00007040) — MASAARLSPTANLLRKSRLFALPQALTPVEAPTSRPYAESDTATRPHPIRASIVTPASSLARGDWGLKRPLPAKSTSQKSSRPVVRINELDTFEHVTDFESASDHTVTLEKFQELHMPISLPAKVHFSSNMVTRHHSVFDQDVDNTEASENIDQPDIKQIRHTGPWLSGLTDAEFAAYLKKVQKQKPQLVFKLRERFLEKRMAEIRNQAQDKGEDLENLPAPTEEDFQTYLKTLRADPFALGPVVYELLDLPATAPVPNERMPKKYYQSPPSKMASPEYVTSGPPITHPSAGLSYARSHASIYNHPQYGPQAHPRPVEARILRPRGRVRGKSGKPILGVGGIAVEDTSTIAFSEQGGPAGLSAFDPSIPGGARYHVTPIRAFVGSTGRISLITNRATTNAKAPYGIKDHKAAKSSPQRYTSFDLRASDRRVPRLDRARTFSKPATGFEQPEKSTEDVAKNLLRTIKSQ; from the coding sequence ATGGCATCAGCAGCCAGGCTATCACCGACAGCGAATTTGCTGCGGAAGTCTCGTCTGTTTGCACTTCCGCAGGCTCTTACTCCCGTGGAGGCTCCTACCTCGAGGCCCTACGCTGAATCCGACACCGCAACCCGGCCTCATCCTATCCGAGCATCTATCGTCACACCGGCATCGTCATTAGCGAGAGGAGATTGGGGTCTCAAGAGACCGCTACCCGCCAAGTCGACATCACAGAAGTCTTCAAGGCCAGTTGTCAGGATCAATGAACTAGACACCTTCGAACATGTCACCGACTTCGAGTCCGCGTCCGATCACACCGTGACTCTGGAGAAATTCCAAGAATTACATATGCCAATCTCCCTCCCTGCGAAGGTACACTTTTCGTCGAACATGGTCACAAGACATCACAGTGTTTTTGATCAGGATGTCGACAACACGGAGGCGAGCGAAAACATTGATCAACCCGACATTAAACAAATCAGACACACTGGACCCTGGCTTTCAGGGCTTACGGATGCGGAGTTCGCTGCTTACTTAAAGAAGGTACAGAAACAGAAACCTCAACTTGTGTTCAAACTTCGAGAGCGTTTCCTGGAAAAGCGAATGGCCGAGATCAGGAATCAGGCTCAAGACAAAGGCGAAGATTTGGAGAATCTGCCCGCTcctacagaggaggactTCCAGACATACTTGAAGACGCTGCGCGCCGACCCGTTCGCTCTAGGTCCTGTGGTGTATGAACTGTTGGATCTTCCTGCTACTGCTCCGGTGCCGAATGAGCGGATGCCCAAGAAGTACTACCAGTCGCCCCCAAGTAAAATGGCTTCTCCGGAATACGTGACCAGCGGACCCCCAATAACGCACCCTTCAGCTGGTTTGTCTTATGCAAGGTCGCATGCTTCGATCTACAACCACCCGCAGTATGGTCCTCAGGCCCATCCACGCCCAGTTGAGGCACGTATTTTGCGGCCCAGGGGCAGAGTCAGGGGTAAGAGCGGCAAACCGATTCTCGGTGTTGGTGGTATTGCGGTCGAGGACACGAGCACTATTGCCTTCTCGGAGCAAGGAGGACCCGCGGGTCTATCGGCCTTTGACCCATCCATCCCCGGTGGTGCCAGATATCATGTCACCCCTATCCGGGCTTTTGTCGGCTCAACCGGGCGGATCAGCCTCATAACTAACCGCGCTACCACAAATGCTAAGGCCCCATACGGCATCAAAGACCACAAGGCGGCCAAGTCTTCTCCCCAACGTTACACTTCCTTCGATTTGCGCGCCAGCGACAGAAGAGTCCCCAGGCTAGACCGAGCTCGCACTTTCTCAAAACCCGCTACCGGCTTCGAGCAGCCGGAGAAGTCGACCGAGGACGTTGCGAAGAACCTCCTGAGGACGATCAAGTCCCAATAA
- a CDS encoding SDR family oxidoreductase (transcript_id=CADANIAT00007041) produces MPKVLLTGGSGFIAAHILDQLLERGFDVVTTVRSKEKGEKILAAHPNTPKEKLSYVIVKDVAQDGAFDEAVKSDPPFDYVLHTASPFHYNVQDPVRDFLDPAIKGTTGILKAIKAYAPNVKRVTITSSFAAIVNVKNHAKVYSEEVWNPITWEEGLDSSQTYRASKTLAEKAAWDFVEKEKPSFDLATINPPLVLGPVVHYLSSLDSINTSNARISSFVRGFSKDALPPTGTYVWVDVRDVALAHVRTIEVPEAGGQRFFITAGHYSNKDIVDIIRDAYPELEDRLPPKDAPSDMPKDVYGYDNSKSMQVLGLKYRGLKESVVDTVKSLLENGA; encoded by the exons ATGCCTAAGGTATTGTTGACAG GAGGCAGCGGCTTCATTGCTGCTCATATCCTCGACCAATTGCTGGAGAGAGG CTTTGATGTCGTCACGACAGTGCGGTCAAAagagaagggcgagaagaTCCTAGCTGCTCATCCAAATACGCCAAAGGAGAAGCTTTCGTATGTCATCGTTAAGGACGTTGCGCAAGATGGGGCTTTTGATGAG GCTGTCAAATCTGACCCCCCGTTCGACTATGTCCTTCACACGGCGTCCCCTTTTCACTACAACGTCCAGGATCCGGTAAGAGATTTCCTTGACCCGGCTATCAAGGGAACAACGGGCATCTTGAAAGCTATCAAGGCCTACGCACCCAACGTGAAAAGGGTGACGATCACTTCGTCCTTCGCAGCGATCGTCAACGTGAAAAACCACGCAAAGGTCTATAGTGAGGAAGTTTGGAATCCTATCACTTGGGAGGAAGGTTTAGACTCCTCACAGACTTATCGGGCGAGCAAG ACCCTGGCAGAAAAAGCCGCTTGGGACTTcgtggagaaggagaagccCAGCTTTGACCTTGCAACAATCAATCCGCCCCTAGTTCTAGGACCTGTCGTGCACTACCTTAGCTCCCTTGACTCCATCAACACCTCCAATGCGCGGATCAGCAGTTTCGTGCGGGGGTTCAGTAAGGATGCGTTACCGCCAACCGGCACGTATGTTTGGGTGGATGTCCGTGATGTCGCGCTAGCCCATGTCAGAACCATCGAGGTGCCGGAGGCCGGAGGGCAGCGATTCTTCATCACCGCTGGTCACTATTCGAACAAGGACATCGTCGACATTATCCGTGACGCGTATCCTGAGCTGGAGGATAGACTGCCGCCTAAGGACGCCCCGAGTGACATGCCTAAAGATGTATACGGATATGACAACTCAAAATCAATGCAGGTTCTGGGTCTTAAGTACCGTGGGTTAAAGGAGTCGGTTGTTGACACGGTCAAGAGCCTGCTGGAGAATGGTGCCTAG
- a CDS encoding protein bglG (transcript_id=CADANIAT00007042), which produces MTIMTSASQILVWGLLAASGAQAQNYGGGSSRSDDAFSYVQPKNTTILGAYGHSPAVYPSPNTTGSGGWETALAQAQDFVAQLTLEEKANMVTGQPGPCVGNIIAIPRLNFSGLCLQDGPLAIRVTDMASVFSAGVTAAASWDRKILYERGYAMGQEFKAKGAHVALGPVAGPLGRSAYSGRNWEGFAADPYLTGVAMEETIQGYQDAGVQACPKHFIGNEQETMRNPTFNDSAPLGTVIQEAVSSNIDDRTMHELYLWPFANAVHAKAASIMCSYQRINGSYGCENSKTLNGLLKGELGFQGYVMSDWGATHSGVAGIKSGQDMDMPGGLGAYGQTFINRSFFGGNVTAAVNNGTLEESRIDDMILRIMTPYFWLGQDQDYPTVDPSTADYNTFSPRNTWYQDFNLTGERSRDVRGNHAALIRKQAAEATVLLKNKNNALPLKAPKTLAVFGNDASDITNGPYNDATYEYGTLAAGGGSGTGRFTYLVSPLTAINARAQKDNTSLVQFWLNNTQIATSDVQADLLRVPTPPTACLVFVKTWAEEGADREHLRLDYNGTEVVEAVAAACNNTIVVTHSSGINELPFANHPNVTAILAAHFPGQESGNSIVDVLYGDVNPSGRLPYTIARNGSDYNAPPTTAVTTSGREDWQSWFDEKLEIDYRYFDAHNIPVLYEFGFGLSYTTFNISDIYATRVVDSITSAPEDRAIQPGGNPELWETIYNVTVSVTNTGDVEGATVPQLYVTFPDSTPEGTPPKQLRGFDKVSLQPGESTKVIFELMRRDLSYWDTVSQQWLIPEGDFTIRVGFSSRNLKEVTTITPVSE; this is translated from the exons ATGACGATAATGACGAGCGCTTCTCAAATTCTCGTCTGGGGTCTGTTGGCTGCCTCTGGCGCCCAAGCCCAGAACTATGGCGGTGGCTCTTCTCGGAGTGACGATGCGTTCAGCTATGTCCAGCCAAAGAACACAACCATCCTGGGTGCTTATGGGCATTCTCCAGCCGTCTATCCCTCAC CCAACACAACTGGTAGTGGTGGATGGGAGACAGCTCTTGCTCAAGCGCAGGACTTCGTTGCTCAGTTGACCCTTGAGGAGAAGGCAAACATGGTTACTGGGCAGCCCGGGCCATGCGTGGGCAACATAATTGCCATCCCTCGGCTCAACTTCAGCGGTCTTTGCTTGCAGGACGGTCCGCTGGCCATCCGCGTGACAGACATGGCCAGCGTCTTCAGTGCTGGTGTCACCGCCGCAGCCTCCTGGGATAGGAAGATTCTATATGAACGCGGTTATGCCATGGGCCAGGAGTTCAAAGCCAAGGGTGCTCACGTCGCCCTCGGTCCCGTCGCTGGACCGCTGGGACGCTCTGCATACTCAGGCCGAAACTGGGAAGGCTTCGCTGCCGACCCGTATCTCACCGGTGTCGCCATGGAGGAAACTATTCAGGGTTACCAGGATGCGGGTGTTCAGGCATGCCCAAAACACTTCATTGGCAACGAGCAGGAGACGATGCGTAACCCCACCTTCAATGACAGTGCACCATTGGGAACTGTCATCCAAGAAGCCGTCTCTTCCAACATTGACGACCGAACCATGCATGAGCTTTACTTGTGGCCGTTTGCTAACGCGGTCCACGCAAAGGCAGCCAGTATCATGTGCTCCTACCAGCGTATCAACGGCTCCTATGGATGCGAGAACTCCAAGACACTCAACGGACTGCTGAAAGGTGAGCTCGGCTTCCAGGGCTATGTCATGTCCGATTGGGGTGCTACCCACTCCGGTGTCGCTGGTATCAAGAGCGGACAGGATATGGACATGCCTGGTGGTCTCGGTGCGTACGGCCAGACCTTTATAAACCGCTCTTTCTTCGGCGGAAATGTGACAGCCGCGGTGAACAACGGCACTCTAGAAGAATCTCGCATAGATGATATGATTCTCCGTATCATGACCCCCTACTTCTGGCTTGGTCAGGACCAGGACTACCCTACGGTCGACCCGTCAACTGCCGACTACAACACTTTCTCTCCCCGCAACACCTGGTACCAAGACTTTAACCTCACTGGCGAGCGGAGCCGTGATGTTCGTGGTAACCATGCTGCGCTCATCCGCAAACAGGCAGCTGAAGCGACTGTTCtgctcaagaacaagaacaacgCTCTTCCTCTGAAAGCGCCCAAAACTCTCGCTGTGTTCGGTAACGACGCGAGTGACATAACCAACGGACCGTACAATGATGCAACCTATGAGTACGGAACCCTCGCTGCCGGCGGTGGCTCGGGAACTGGTCGCTTCACCTATCTCGTCTCGCCATTGACGGCTATCAATGCCCGTGCCCAGAAGGACAACACCAGCCTCGTGCAGTTCTGGCTCAACAACACACAAATAGCGACTTCCGACGTCCAGGCTGATCTTCTGCGCGTTCCTACCCCTCCAACTGCCTGCCTTGTTTTTGTCAAGACCTGGGCAGAGGAGGGCGCAGACCGCGAACACCTGAGACTCGATTATAATGGCACCGAGGTGGTCGAAGCCGTCGCCGCAGCTTGCAACAACACCATAGTCGTCACCCACTCCTCCGGAATCAATGAGCTTCCCTTCGCCAACCACCCCAACGTCACTGCCATCCTAGCCGCCCATTTCCCCGGCCAAGAATCCGGAAATTCTATCGTCGATGTCCTGTACGGCGACGTCAACCCCTCCGGACGTCTTCCATACACCATTGCCCGCAACGGCAGTGATTACAACGCTCCTCCTACCACTGCTGTGACCACTAGCGGCCGTGAGGACTGGCAGTCCTGGTTCGATGAAAAACTCGAGATCGATTACCGCTACTTTGACGCACACAACATCCCCGTGTTGTACGAGTTCGGTTTCGGTCTGTCATATACGACCTTTAACATTTCCGATATCTACGCTACCCGCGTTGTCGACTCCATCACCTCAGCCCCGGAGGACAGAGCTATTCAACCGGGAGGTAACCCCGAGCTCTGGGAGACTATCTATAACGTCACTGTGTCTGTCACTAATACCGGAGACGTCGAGGGTGCCACCGTGCCTCAATTGTACGTCACCTTCCCTGACAGCACGCCTGAGGGCACCCCGCCTAAGCAGCTCCGTGGCTTCGACAAGGTTTCTCTGCAACCTGGCGAGTCGACTAAGGTGATATTTGAGCTGATGCGGAGGGACTTGAGCTACTGGGACACTGTGTCTCAGCAATGGCTGATTCCCGAGGGCGATTTCACTATTCGAGTCGGATTCAGCAGCAGGAACCTCAAGGAGGTTACGACGATTACTCCTGTGTCAGAATAG
- a CDS encoding uncharacterized protein (transcript_id=CADANIAT00007043), whose product MPHHGVEILNCVDFVPQVYEFDHVSIEIREHLLLGHPIYALDSRNYNFATNTTITIAKTTPR is encoded by the exons ATGCCCCATCACGGTGTTGAAATCTTGAATTG TGTTGACTTCGTACCACAAGTATACGAGTTTGATCATGTTTCTATAGAGATTCGTGAGCATTTACTATTAGGACATCCTATTTATGCCTTAGACTCTAGAAACTATA ATTTTGCCACAAACACCACGATCACGATCGCTAAGACAACCCCAAGATGA
- a CDS encoding protein mpdA (transcript_id=CADANIAT00007044), giving the protein MGKAIHFGGGNIGRGFVGEFLHEAGYEVVFVDVVDDLITSIQNTPSYEITEISEDGEKTKKITNYRALNSKSHEADVVQEIATADIVTCAVGPRVLQFIAPVIAKGLESRNVSTPLTVIACENAINATDTLRGHIEKKTKPEIISERAVFANCAIDRIVPNQPPNNGLNVRIEKYWEWVVEQTPFKEKGVAHPNVSAIHWVDKLDPYIERKLFTVNTGHATTAYYGHLAGKKTIADALHDPKIRENVHKVLDETASLIINKHGISEQEQKEYVDKIISRISNPYLEDGVERVGRAPLRKLSRNERFIGPASQLAERGLKFDALLGAIEQALRFQNVEGDEESKELAKILKEKTAEEATSELTELEKDHPLYSHVLERVRTVQQESK; this is encoded by the coding sequence ATGGGCAAGGCTATTCACTTCGGTGGCGGGAATATCGGCCGTGGCTTCGTTGGAGAGTTCCTCCATGAGGCTGGCTACGAagtcgtcttcgtcgatgtTGTCGACGACCTGATCACTTCAATTCAGAACACTCCCTCATACGAGATCACCGAGATcagcgaagacggcgagaagacaaagaagattACTAACTACCGCGCACTCAACTCCAAGTCTCATGAAGCCGACGTGGTCCAAGAAATCGCGACTGCCGATATTGTGACGTGCGCTGTTGGACCGCGGGTCCTCCAGTTCATTGCTCCCGTCATCGCCAAGGGTCTCGAATCTCGCAATGTTTCCACCCCACTCACTGTCATCGCTTGCGAGAACGCTATCAACGCTACCGATACCCTCCGCGGCCATattgagaagaagaccaagccAGAGATAATCAGCGAGCGTGCCGTTTTTGCCAACTGCGCCATCGACCGTATTGTCCCTAACCAGCCTCCGAACAACGGTCTCAACGTCCGGATCGAGAAATACTGGGAATGGGTTGTTGAGCAAACTCccttcaaggagaagggcgtcgCGCACCCCAACGTCTCCGCCATCCACTGGGTGGATAAGCTCGACCCCTACATTGAACGCAAGCTGTTCACCGTCAACACCGGACACGCCACGACTGCCTACTATGGCCACCTTGCTGGTAAGAAGACTATTGCCGATGCTCTCCACGACCCGAAGATCCGTGAAAATGTCCACAAGGTCCTAGACGAGACTGCTTCCCTGATCATTAACAAGCACGGCATCTCTGAACAAGAACAGAAGGAGTATGTCGATAAGATCATCAGCCGTATCTCCAACCCCTACCTCGAGGACGGCGTTGAGCGTGTGGGTCGGGCCCCACTGCGCAAGCTCTCCCGTAACGAACGCTTTATCGGACCTGCCTCCCAGCTTGCTGAGCGCGGCCTCAAATTCGATGCTCTCCTCGGCGCTATCGAGCAGGCTCTCCGCTTCCAGAACGTTGAGGGAGACGAAGAGAGCAAAGAACTCGCTAAGATTCTCAAGGAAAAGACGGCTGAGGAAGCTACCAGCGAGTTGACTGAGCTCGAGAAGGATCACCCTCTGTATTCCCACGTGCTTGAACGTGTGAGAACTGTTCAACAAGAGTCCAAGTAG
- a CDS encoding chromatin-binding transcription regulator ADA2 (transcript_id=CADANIAT00007045) gives MSFKSPPPTPTHSTLTFPAPTILLVTLSRPKDLNCINSTGHNELHAIWEWMDEEPSLRVGIITGEGRAFCAGADLKEWNASTQSSKPRSPMPSSGFGGLSRRNGKKPIIAAVNGLCLGGGCEMITNTDVVIASEKAFFGFPEVQRGVVAWAGALPRIVRTVGKQRAMEMVLTGRRVEASEAEKWGFVNEVVSAEKVVKRAVEVALQIAGNSPDAVIVSRQGVKMGWEGVSAEEGTRLLVENWEKKLTAGENIKEGLKAFVEKRKPEWKESKL, from the exons ATGTCCTTCAAAAGCCCAccaccaactccaacccACAGCACCCTAACTTTTCCCGCACCTACAATCCTCCTCGTTACGCTCTCCCGACCTAAAGACCTCAACTGCATCAATTCAACCGGCCACAATGAGCTTCACGCAATCTGGGAGtggatggacgaggagccGTCACTTCGAGTTGGGATTATAACTGGTGAAGGGAGAGCGTTTTGTGCTGGGGCTGATTTGAAAG AATGGAATGCTAGCACGCAATCTTCAAAGCCGCGCAGTCCTATGCCCTCCAGCGGTTTCGGGGGGCTTTCGCGCCGGAACGGGAAGAAGCCAATCATTGCTGCTGTGAATGGGTTATGTCTAGGCGGAGGGTGTGAAATGATCACGAACACGGATGTAGTGATTGCATCCGAGAAGGCATTTTTTGGGTTTCCGGAGGTGCAGCGCGGGGTAGTCGCTTGGGCCGGGGCGTTGCCACGGATTGTGAGGACGGTTGGAAAGCAGCGGGCAATGGAAATGGTGCTTACTGGGCGTAGGGTAGAGGCGAGTGAGGCGGAGAAGTGGGGCTTTGTGAATGAGGTTGTTAGTGCAGAGAAAGTTGTTAAGAGGGCTGTTGAGGTTGCGCTGCAGATCGCGGGCAATAGTCCTGACGCCGTGATTGTGAGCCGGCAAGGGGTCAAGATGGGATGGGAGGGAGTTAGTGCCGAGGAAGGGACACGCCTGCTTGTTGAgaactgggagaagaagctgactgCTGGCGAGAATATCAAGGAGGGTCTGAAAGCATTTGTCGAAAAGAGAAAGCCGGAATGGAAAGAAAGTAAATTGTAG